The following proteins come from a genomic window of Iamia sp. SCSIO 61187:
- the mftE gene encoding mycofactocin biosynthesis peptidyl-dipeptidase MftE: MKLSRLTSPSVPGGATLLVPLGSTEQHGPHLPLGTDTLVASALCDRLAASRPDVVVAPALPYGSSGEHAGFPGTLSIGQEALERVVVELVRSADAFAGVVLVSGHGGNGEALSRAVATLTAEGRRVRVWAPRIPGGDAHAGHTETSLLLALDPRAVREDRVEPGATEPLAELMPALRTGGVRAVSANGVLGDPTRASADDGERLLETLTADLAAAVGPPPPTR; the protein is encoded by the coding sequence GTGAAGCTGTCTCGACTCACATCTCCATCGGTGCCGGGCGGGGCGACGTTGCTCGTCCCGCTCGGCTCCACCGAGCAGCACGGTCCGCACCTGCCGCTCGGGACCGACACGCTGGTCGCCTCGGCCCTGTGCGACCGGTTGGCCGCGAGCCGGCCCGACGTCGTCGTCGCCCCCGCCCTGCCCTACGGCTCGAGCGGCGAGCACGCCGGGTTCCCCGGGACGCTGTCGATCGGCCAGGAGGCGCTCGAGCGCGTCGTGGTCGAGCTGGTGCGGTCGGCCGACGCCTTCGCCGGGGTCGTCCTCGTGTCGGGCCACGGCGGCAACGGCGAGGCCCTGTCCCGAGCGGTGGCGACGCTGACGGCCGAGGGGCGGAGGGTCCGGGTCTGGGCCCCCCGGATCCCCGGCGGCGATGCCCACGCCGGCCACACCGAGACGTCCCTGCTGCTCGCCCTCGACCCCCGCGCCGTCCGCGAGGACCGGGTCGAGCCCGGCGCCACCGAGCCCCTGGCGGAGCTGATGCCCGCCCTGCGCACCGGTGGCGTCCGGGCCGTGTCCGCCAACGGCGTCCTGGGCGACCCGACCCGGGCCTCGGCCGACGACGGCGAGCGGCTCCTCGAGACCCTCACCGCCGACCTGGCCGCCGCCGTCGGCCCCCCGCCCCCGACCCGGTGA
- the mftC gene encoding mycofactocin radical SAM maturase (MftC is a radical SAM/SPASM enzyme that catalyzes the first two steps in biosynthesis of the electron carrier mycofactocin from the terminal Val-Tyr dipeptide of the precursor peptide MftA.): MSALAPGRLVDQFERGLDAPICLTWELTYACNLACVHCLSSSGRRDPHELSTAEAMAVIDELQRMQVFYVNIGGGEPTVRADFWDLLDYSVAHDVGVKFSTNGFKITPARARRLAATDYLDVQISLDGATAEVNDAVRGPGTHAAALTAMENLAEAGMRDFKMSVVCTRHNIGQLDEFKAIADRYGAQLRLTRLRPSGRGADTWDELHPRPEQQRQLYDWLVEHGDRVLTGDSFFHLSAYGDALPGLNLCGAGRVVCLIDPVGDVYACPFAIHDRFRAGNVRDRGGFAGVWRESELFLELREPQSGGACTQCSAYDSCRGGCMAAKFFTGLPLDAPDPECVKGHGETALAGLAADAAKPRPSVDHSKPVPVTLGPRPGRPDKACEEDPLHGLVLPRA, translated from the coding sequence ATGAGCGCACTCGCCCCCGGCCGGTTGGTCGACCAGTTCGAGCGCGGCCTGGACGCCCCCATCTGCCTGACCTGGGAGCTGACCTACGCCTGCAACCTGGCGTGCGTCCACTGCCTGTCGTCGTCGGGCCGGCGCGACCCCCACGAGCTGAGCACGGCCGAGGCCATGGCCGTGATCGACGAGCTCCAGCGGATGCAGGTGTTCTACGTCAACATCGGCGGCGGCGAGCCCACCGTGCGGGCCGACTTCTGGGACCTGCTCGACTACTCCGTGGCCCACGACGTGGGCGTGAAGTTCTCGACCAACGGGTTCAAGATCACCCCGGCCCGGGCCCGGCGGCTGGCCGCCACCGACTACCTCGACGTGCAGATCTCGCTCGACGGGGCGACCGCCGAGGTCAACGACGCCGTCCGCGGCCCCGGCACCCACGCCGCCGCCCTCACCGCCATGGAGAACCTGGCCGAGGCCGGGATGCGCGACTTCAAGATGTCGGTCGTCTGCACCCGCCACAACATCGGCCAGCTCGACGAGTTCAAGGCCATCGCCGACCGCTACGGCGCCCAGCTCCGCCTCACCCGCCTGCGCCCGTCGGGTCGCGGGGCCGACACCTGGGACGAGCTCCACCCGCGCCCCGAGCAGCAGCGCCAGCTCTACGACTGGCTCGTCGAGCACGGGGACCGGGTCCTCACCGGCGACTCGTTCTTCCACCTGTCGGCCTACGGCGACGCCCTCCCCGGCCTCAACCTCTGCGGCGCTGGCCGGGTCGTGTGCCTGATCGACCCCGTGGGCGACGTCTACGCCTGCCCCTTCGCCATCCACGACCGGTTCAGGGCCGGGAACGTGCGCGACCGCGGCGGGTTCGCCGGGGTCTGGCGGGAGTCCGAGCTGTTCCTCGAGCTGCGCGAGCCGCAGTCGGGTGGGGCGTGCACGCAGTGCTCGGCCTACGACTCCTGCCGCGGCGGCTGCATGGCGGCCAAGTTCTTCACCGGCCTCCCCCTCGACGCCCCCGACCCCGAGTGCGTCAAGGGCCACGGCGAGACCGCCCTCGCCGGCCTGGCCGCCGATGCCGCCAAGCCCCGGCCGTCGGTCGACCACTCCAAGCCCGTCCCCGTCACCCTCGGCCCCCGCCCGGGCCGCCCCGACAAGGCCTGCGAGGAGGACCCCCTGCACGGGCTCGTCCTCCCGCGCGCCTGA
- the mftA gene encoding mycofactocin precursor MftA (Mycofactocin is a small molecule electron carrier derived from the final two amino acids, Val-Tyr, of MftA, the mycofactocin precursor. It plays a role in redox homeostasis and the metabolism of alcohols and aldehydes in Actinobacteria, including Mycobacterium tuberculosis.), which yields MSEPQVTDPQQDDADVRADDDVVEELLVEEVSIDGMCGVY from the coding sequence ATGTCCGAGCCCCAGGTGACCGACCCCCAGCAGGACGACGCCGACGTCCGCGCCGACGACGACGTCGTCGAGGAGCTCCTCGTCGAAGAGGTCTCCATCGACGGCATGTGCGGCGTCTACTGA
- the mftF gene encoding mycofactocin biosynthesis glycosyltransferase MftF (Members of this protein family, MftF, are glycosyltransferases, members of PF00535 (glycosyl transferase family 2). The encoding gene is found as part of the mycofactocin cassette, in Mycobacterium tuberculosis, many other Actinobacteria, and occasional members of other lineages. Mycofactocin itself, a putative redox carrier, is a heavily modified derivative of the C-terminal Val-Tyr dipeptide of the mycofactocin precursor MftA (TIGR03969).), with protein sequence MTDRPALPVGFRVALDPGVRRIDGGRVLVGGAPLRLLRVTSAGAGLLDRLASGAPVPSGSGGARLVRRLLDTGMAHPRLDHVDPPFGAGDVAAVIPIRGRTDQLAPTLAALGPVGEVVVVDDGSPAPVAVPDGVRVLRHERSRGPGPAREVGWRATDLPVVAFVDAEVVPAAGWLPALLAHLADPAVGAVAPRTVASGGPGRLAAYDADRSPLDLGPAEATVRPGSPVPYVPTTALVVRREAMAAVGGFDPDLRFGEDVDLVWRLVAAGWTVRYAPEVTVTHPVRPDGRGWVRQRFAYGSSAGPLAVRHGAAVVPLRLSGWSGAAWALAAVGHPGLGALVAAGSTAALARKLGGLDDPAGEALRLAGRGHLLAGRAIAQAVRRAWLPAAVAAAVASRRLRPAVATAVLGPAVVDLVRRGPVPAALHLADDAAYCAGVWAGSWRARTGRALLPASAGPVDPPT encoded by the coding sequence GTGACCGATCGCCCGGCCCTCCCGGTGGGGTTCCGGGTCGCCCTCGACCCCGGCGTGCGGCGCATCGACGGGGGCCGGGTGCTCGTCGGGGGCGCGCCGCTGCGGCTGCTGCGGGTGACCTCGGCCGGCGCCGGGCTGCTCGACCGCCTGGCGTCCGGCGCCCCGGTGCCGTCCGGATCCGGCGGTGCCCGCCTCGTCCGTCGGCTGCTCGACACCGGGATGGCCCACCCCCGGCTCGACCACGTGGACCCGCCCTTCGGGGCGGGCGACGTCGCCGCCGTGATCCCCATCCGGGGGCGCACCGACCAGCTGGCCCCCACCCTCGCCGCCCTCGGCCCCGTCGGGGAGGTCGTCGTGGTCGACGACGGCTCGCCCGCGCCGGTCGCCGTCCCCGACGGGGTGCGGGTCCTGCGCCACGAGCGCAGCCGCGGCCCGGGCCCCGCCCGCGAGGTCGGCTGGCGCGCGACCGACCTCCCGGTCGTCGCCTTCGTCGATGCCGAGGTCGTGCCCGCCGCCGGGTGGCTCCCGGCCCTGCTGGCGCACCTCGCCGACCCTGCGGTGGGCGCCGTCGCACCCCGCACCGTGGCCTCCGGCGGGCCGGGCCGGCTTGCGGCCTACGACGCCGATCGGTCCCCGCTCGACCTGGGACCGGCCGAGGCGACCGTCCGCCCCGGCAGCCCGGTGCCCTACGTCCCCACGACCGCGCTGGTCGTGCGGCGGGAGGCGATGGCGGCGGTGGGCGGGTTCGACCCCGACCTGCGCTTCGGGGAGGACGTCGACCTGGTGTGGCGCCTGGTGGCCGCCGGGTGGACGGTCCGCTACGCCCCCGAGGTCACCGTCACCCACCCGGTCCGCCCCGACGGCCGCGGCTGGGTGCGGCAGCGGTTCGCCTACGGCTCGTCGGCCGGCCCGCTCGCCGTCCGCCACGGCGCCGCGGTGGTGCCCCTCCGCCTGTCGGGGTGGAGCGGCGCGGCGTGGGCCCTGGCCGCCGTCGGGCACCCGGGGCTCGGCGCCCTGGTGGCGGCCGGGTCGACCGCGGCCCTGGCCCGGAAGCTCGGCGGGCTCGACGACCCGGCGGGCGAGGCCCTCCGCCTCGCCGGTCGGGGTCATCTCCTGGCCGGCCGGGCGATCGCCCAGGCCGTGCGCCGGGCCTGGCTCCCTGCCGCGGTGGCCGCCGCCGTGGCCAGCCGTCGCCTGCGCCCGGCGGTGGCGACCGCCGTCCTCGGCCCCGCCGTGGTGGACCTGGTGCGGCGGGGCCCGGTCCCCGCCGCCCTGCACCTGGCCGACGACGCCGCCTACTGCGCCGGGGTGTGGGCCGGGTCGTGGCGCGCCCGGACCGGCCGGGCGCTCCTCCCGGCCTCCGCCGGCCCGGTCGACCCCCCGACGTGA
- the mftB gene encoding mycofactocin biosynthesis chaperone MftB (MftB, a small protein, is a peptide chaperone that assists the radical SAM enzyme MftC in performing two modifications to the C-terminal Val-Tyr dipeptide of the mycofactocin precursor peptide, MftA. MftB's role is analogous to the role of PqqD in the biosynthesis of PQQ, a cofactor that derives entirely from a Tyr and a Glu in the precursor PqqA.), whose translation MLDEAWGLDDAVSLRPEPFGALAYHFGTRKLSFLKVPPLVDVVTGLAGAPTVADALVAAGIEESLWPQYLTALRTLADSGMIVPRTPVPAGERSEWPERNVPA comes from the coding sequence GTGCTCGACGAGGCCTGGGGCCTCGACGACGCCGTCTCGCTCCGTCCGGAGCCCTTCGGCGCCCTCGCCTACCACTTCGGCACCCGGAAGCTCAGCTTCCTCAAGGTGCCGCCGCTCGTCGACGTCGTGACCGGCCTGGCCGGGGCGCCGACCGTGGCCGATGCCCTGGTCGCCGCCGGCATCGAGGAGAGCCTGTGGCCGCAGTACCTGACGGCCCTCCGCACCCTGGCCGACAGCGGCATGATCGTCCCCCGCACCCCCGTCCCGGCCGGCGAGCGGAGCGAGTGGCCGGAAAGGAACGTCCCCGCATGA
- the mftD gene encoding pre-mycofactocin synthase MftD (MftD, an enzyme found in the mycofactocin biosynthesis locus, performs an oxidative deamination of 3-amino-5-[(p-hydroxyphenyl)methyl]-4,4-dimethyl-2-pyrrolidinone (AHDP). The resulting compound, now called pre-mycofactocin (PMFT), is a biologically active redox cofactor that can oxidize the non-exchangeable NADH of TIGR03971 family SDR-type oxidoreductases.) yields MPRNPWFETVAEAQRRAKRRLPKSVYSALLAGSEKGISYADNLDAFGELGFAPHVAGQAAHREQATTVMGQDISLPVLISPTGVQAVHPDGEVAVARAAAARGTAMGLSSFASKPVEEVVAANPKVFFQIYWMGDRDAMEARLQRARDAGCVGLILTLDWSFSHSRDWGSPSIPDQIDLKTMATFAPEVALKPAWLLEFARTRKLPDLTVPNVVPKGAEAPRFFGAYGEWMGTPPPSWDDVAWLREAWGGPFMLKGISRLDNARAAVDAGATAISVSNHGGNNLDGTPAPIRMLPSIVDAVGDQVEVLLDGGVRRGSDVIKALALGARAVMIGRAYLWGLSANGQAGVENVLDIIRAGMDSALLALGHESVHDLTPDDVVVPEGFTRVLGDHK; encoded by the coding sequence ATGCCCCGCAACCCCTGGTTCGAGACCGTCGCCGAGGCCCAACGCCGGGCCAAGCGGCGCCTGCCCAAGTCCGTCTACAGCGCCCTGCTGGCCGGGTCGGAGAAGGGGATCTCCTACGCCGACAACCTCGACGCCTTCGGCGAGCTGGGCTTCGCCCCCCACGTGGCCGGCCAGGCCGCCCACCGCGAGCAGGCCACGACGGTGATGGGCCAGGACATCTCGCTGCCGGTGCTGATCTCGCCGACCGGGGTCCAGGCGGTGCACCCCGACGGCGAGGTGGCCGTCGCCCGGGCGGCGGCGGCGCGGGGCACGGCGATGGGCCTCTCGTCGTTCGCGTCCAAGCCCGTCGAGGAGGTCGTGGCGGCCAACCCCAAGGTCTTCTTCCAGATCTACTGGATGGGCGACCGCGACGCCATGGAGGCCCGCCTCCAGCGGGCCCGCGACGCCGGCTGCGTGGGGCTGATCCTCACCCTGGACTGGTCGTTCTCCCACTCGCGGGACTGGGGCAGCCCCTCGATCCCGGACCAGATCGACCTCAAGACCATGGCCACCTTCGCCCCCGAGGTCGCCCTCAAGCCGGCGTGGCTGCTCGAGTTCGCCCGGACCCGCAAGCTCCCCGACCTCACCGTCCCCAACGTGGTGCCCAAGGGCGCCGAGGCCCCCCGCTTCTTCGGCGCCTACGGGGAGTGGATGGGCACCCCGCCGCCCTCGTGGGACGACGTGGCCTGGCTGCGCGAGGCCTGGGGCGGGCCGTTCATGCTCAAGGGCATCTCCCGCCTCGACAACGCCCGCGCCGCGGTCGACGCCGGCGCCACGGCCATCTCGGTGTCGAACCACGGCGGCAACAACCTCGACGGCACCCCGGCCCCGATCCGGATGCTGCCCTCGATCGTCGACGCCGTCGGCGACCAGGTCGAGGTCCTCCTCGACGGCGGCGTCCGCCGGGGCAGCGACGTGATCAAGGCCCTCGCCCTCGGCGCCCGCGCCGTCATGATCGGCCGGGCCTACCTGTGGGGGCTGTCGGCCAACGGCCAGGCCGGCGTCGAGAACGTGCTCGACATCATCCGCGCCGGCATGGACTCCGCCCTCCTCGCCCTCGGCCACGAGTCGGTCCACGACCTCACGCCCGACGACGTGGTCGTCCCCGAGGGCTTCACCCGGGTCCTCGGCGACCACAAGTAG
- a CDS encoding mycofactocin-coupled SDR family oxidoreductase: protein MSPPPVAIVTGGARGIGAATAAALAAAGWRLVVVDRCEDDPALAYPLATRADLDGVVAACGGDDRAVGVVADVRDQAALDAAVAEAIARFGRLDAAVAAAGAIHGGAPAWATDDATWEAMVGINLEGVWRLSRAAVPALLASAPPRRGRFVAVASAGASVGLPLLTAYTAAKAGVVGLVRSLAAELGPEGVTANAIAPGSTDTSMLTASAEVYGLASSDEFAVHHLLQGLVTADQVAALVAWLCSEASGAVTGALLPVDAGMTAR, encoded by the coding sequence ATGAGCCCGCCGCCGGTCGCCATCGTGACGGGCGGGGCCCGCGGGATCGGGGCGGCCACGGCCGCCGCCCTGGCGGCCGCCGGCTGGCGGTTGGTGGTGGTCGACCGGTGCGAGGACGACCCCGCCCTCGCCTACCCCCTGGCGACGCGCGCCGACCTCGACGGGGTGGTGGCCGCGTGCGGCGGCGACGACCGGGCCGTCGGCGTCGTGGCCGACGTGCGGGACCAGGCGGCCCTCGATGCTGCCGTGGCCGAGGCCATCGCCCGCTTCGGCCGCCTCGACGCGGCCGTGGCCGCGGCCGGGGCGATCCACGGCGGCGCGCCGGCGTGGGCCACCGACGACGCCACGTGGGAGGCCATGGTCGGCATCAACCTGGAGGGGGTGTGGCGCCTGTCCCGGGCCGCCGTCCCCGCCCTCCTGGCCTCGGCGCCGCCCCGGCGGGGCCGGTTCGTGGCCGTGGCCTCGGCCGGCGCCAGCGTCGGCCTGCCCCTCCTGACCGCCTACACCGCGGCCAAGGCCGGCGTGGTGGGACTGGTCCGCAGCCTGGCCGCCGAGCTGGGCCCCGAGGGCGTGACCGCCAACGCCATCGCCCCGGGATCGACCGACACCTCGATGCTGACCGCCAGCGCCGAGGTCTACGGGCTGGCGTCGTCGGACGAGTTCGCCGTCCACCACCTCCTCCAGGGGCTGGTCACGGCCGACCAGGTGGCGGCCCTGGTGGCATGGCTCTGCAGCGAGGCCAGCGGAGCGGTCACCGGGGCCCTCCTCCCGGTCGACGCCGGCATGACCGCCCGGTGA
- a CDS encoding NDMA-dependent alcohol dehydrogenase — protein MESRAAILWEQNAEWSVEDITLDDPKAGEVMVELAASGMCHSDEHLVTGDMVLDPEIAKMIGLEQFPVIGGHEGAGTVVEVGPGVTDLAVGDHVALGFIPACGRCPSCARGWQHLCDLGAFLLAGRQITDLTARHHAKDGTDLGTMCCLGTFSPVTVVSEASCIKLTDDIPLDKAALVGCGVTTGWGAAVNAANVQPGETVVVVGIGGVGANALQGAAYAGARHVIAVDPVEFKREQAPIFGATHTASSFEEAQALVGELTWGANADKVIITTGQVTGDMIAPAMSLLAKGGRCVVVSVADIKANDVQLNLFELTLQRKELVGCIFGNANPRRDIPRLLRLYMEGQLKLDELVTREYDLDGVNQGYQDMRDGKNIRGVIKY, from the coding sequence GTGGAGTCACGAGCCGCCATCCTGTGGGAGCAGAACGCCGAGTGGAGCGTCGAGGACATCACCCTCGACGACCCCAAGGCCGGGGAGGTCATGGTCGAGCTGGCCGCCTCGGGCATGTGCCACTCCGACGAGCACCTGGTCACCGGTGACATGGTCCTCGACCCCGAGATCGCCAAGATGATCGGCCTCGAGCAGTTCCCCGTGATCGGCGGCCACGAGGGGGCCGGCACCGTCGTCGAGGTCGGCCCCGGCGTCACCGACCTCGCCGTCGGCGACCACGTGGCCCTCGGGTTCATCCCCGCCTGCGGCCGCTGCCCGTCGTGCGCCCGGGGCTGGCAGCACCTGTGCGACCTCGGCGCCTTCCTCCTCGCCGGCCGCCAGATCACCGACCTCACCGCCCGGCACCACGCCAAGGACGGCACCGACCTGGGCACGATGTGCTGCCTGGGCACCTTCTCCCCGGTCACCGTCGTGTCCGAGGCCAGCTGCATCAAGCTCACCGACGACATCCCCCTCGACAAGGCCGCCCTCGTGGGCTGCGGCGTCACCACCGGGTGGGGCGCGGCCGTCAACGCCGCCAACGTCCAGCCCGGCGAGACCGTCGTCGTCGTCGGCATCGGCGGCGTCGGCGCCAACGCCCTCCAGGGCGCGGCCTACGCCGGCGCCCGTCACGTCATCGCCGTCGACCCCGTCGAGTTCAAGCGGGAGCAGGCCCCGATCTTCGGCGCCACCCACACCGCCTCCAGCTTCGAGGAGGCCCAGGCGCTTGTCGGCGAGCTCACCTGGGGCGCCAACGCCGACAAGGTGATCATCACCACCGGCCAGGTCACCGGCGACATGATCGCCCCGGCCATGTCGCTGCTGGCCAAGGGTGGGCGCTGCGTCGTCGTCTCGGTGGCCGACATCAAGGCCAACGACGTCCAGCTCAACCTGTTCGAGCTCACCCTCCAGCGCAAGGAGCTCGTCGGCTGCATCTTCGGCAACGCCAACCCCCGCCGGGACATCCCCCGGCTGCTGCGCCTCTACATGGAGGGCCAGCTCAAGCTCGACGAGCTCGTGACCCGCGAGTACGACCTCGACGGCGTGAACCAGGGGTACCAGGACATGCGCGACGGGAAGAACATCCGGGGCGTCATCAAGTACTGA
- a CDS encoding enoyl-CoA hydratase/isomerase family protein codes for MESPSSDIRVTVADGVARLTIDREAQRNALSWDAIAALRTLVGQARTDPAVRVVVLTGAGDRAFCAGADLGGMATGADVDPAATHAARGELAGLFTDLWALGKPTIARVRGYALAGGFGLALACDLVVAADDAVFGTPEVDVGLWPHQITVPLVRSMPPKKALELMMTGRRVDAAEADRIGFVTRVVPVADLDAAVDELAATLAAKSPTALRVGRDGFYATWDMAAAEALAVLHPLLTVTASTADAAEGLAAFREKRPPSWPSARG; via the coding sequence GTGGAGTCGCCGTCGTCGGACATCCGGGTCACCGTCGCCGACGGCGTGGCCCGGCTCACGATCGACCGCGAGGCGCAGCGCAACGCCCTGTCGTGGGACGCCATCGCCGCCCTGCGCACGCTGGTCGGCCAGGCCCGGACCGACCCCGCCGTGCGGGTCGTCGTGCTCACCGGCGCCGGGGACCGGGCCTTCTGCGCCGGCGCGGACCTGGGCGGCATGGCGACGGGCGCCGACGTCGACCCGGCCGCGACCCACGCCGCCCGGGGCGAGCTGGCCGGGCTGTTCACCGACCTCTGGGCCCTCGGCAAGCCGACCATCGCCCGGGTCCGGGGCTACGCCCTGGCCGGCGGGTTCGGGCTGGCCCTCGCCTGCGACCTGGTCGTGGCGGCCGACGACGCCGTCTTCGGCACCCCCGAGGTCGACGTCGGGCTCTGGCCCCACCAGATCACCGTGCCGCTGGTCCGGTCGATGCCCCCCAAGAAGGCGCTCGAGCTGATGATGACCGGTCGCCGGGTCGACGCCGCCGAGGCCGACCGCATCGGCTTCGTCACCCGTGTCGTGCCCGTCGCCGACCTGGACGCCGCCGTCGACGAGCTGGCGGCCACCCTCGCGGCCAAGTCCCCGACCGCCCTCCGGGTGGGTCGCGACGGCTTCTACGCCACGTGGGACATGGCCGCGGCCGAGGCCCTCGCCGTCCTCCACCCTCTGCTGACGGTCACCGCGTCGACCGCCGACGCCGCCGAGGGCCTGGCCGCCTTCCGGGAGAAGCGCCCGCCGAGCTGGCCCAGCGCCCGGGGCTGA